TGAAGAGTGAGGTGTCGtctaaatatgaaatttgaaatagCGAAGCATGATATAGGCCATAAATAGCATTTCTCTTTAGAAAACATGTTCAGAAATCAGAAGACTAAGAGCCAACAAAAATGGAGGATAGGAACCAATCTTACAGAGCCCACGTCTTGGCAATTCCTTATCCAACCCAAGGCCACATAAATCCCATGTTGCAATTTTGCAAGAGGTTAGTCTCCAAAGGCTGCAAAGCCACTCTAGCAATCACAACTTTCATCTCCAAAACCATGCAGCCAAAATCAGAAACTGTTCAAATTGATACCATTTCTGATGGATTTGATGAAGGTGGCTTCACTCAAGCAGAGAGCATCCATTCATATTTAGAACATCTACAAGATGCTGGCTTGAAAACTCTGAGGGAACTTCTAAATAGGCAGAAAAACGCAGGGACTCCTGTTGATTGCATAATCTATGATTCTTTCTTGCCTTGGGTTGTGGATATTACTCAAGAGTTTGGTCTAGTTTCAGCTGCTTTCTTCACTCAACCTTGTGCtgttaattttgtatattattatgtATATCATGGGCTTCTGACACTGCCAATTTCTTCATTTCCCGTATCCATTCCTGGATTGCCACTTCTTGATCGCCTGGACATGCCAGCATTTATTGCTTTTGAGGGTACATATCCTGCATATTTCCAGCTGGTTCTGAGGCAGTTTTTGAACATAGACAAAGCTGATTATGTGCTTGTGAATACATTCTACAAGTTGGAAGCCGAGGTAAGCTTAAAGACCGGAACTTTATTATTCTGTATtaaacttttgtttttggttttggATTAGCCTAACCAATAGGAAAACGTATGTGGTAAAGGGTCCCTATATTATAGTTTATATTTTGGAATTTGGATCTGACaaaccttttgtttttggttttggATTGGGATCGTCCATGGCAGAACTATTGTAGCTAGTATGGTGTTTTAGGAAAaatatatgtgtgtttgtgtggtACAAACGATGAATAATGGAttccaaaacaaaaatattGTGGATATTCAACGCTTAGGTGGAATATCACTTAAAAGATGAAGCAGTCAAATTTGTAAGcaatctgattttttttttttttaatactagtgattgaaaaataattatataagaTACATACTTGCCCTGTCCCCACAAGATTGTTGGAACCTCCGGTCATGGCCAACCATTTTTTATCTGTAATAATACACGATTGCAGCTGTGATAATTGTCTCAGCAATTAATTTAACCAACTGCCTTTGgctctttgttttatttgtttaattgcaGGCCTTGGATGCCATGTCAAAAGTTTGTCCATTATTTACTATTGGTCCAACCGTTCCATCGGTATACTTGGACAACCGAGTTGCAAATGATGAAGAATATGGGCTCGACCTCTTTGAATTAGACCCCTCAATGAGCATCAAATGGTTACATAGCAAGCCTAAGGGTTCTGTCGTTTTCATAGCATTTGGTAGTATGGTCACTTTTGATGAGAAACAAATGGAGGAATTAGCAATGGGACTGAAACAAAGCAATTTCTACTTCTTATGGGTGGTGAGGGCTTGTGAGGAAGCCAAGCTTCCAAGAAACTTTGtgcaagaaacaagggaaaagGGCTGGCTGGTAAGATGGAGTCCACAGATGAAAGTACTAGCCAATGAGGCAATTGGATGCTTTTTCTCACATGCTGGATGGAATTCTAGTATTGAAGCTTTGAGCATGGGAGTGCCTATGGTTGTCATGCCTCAATGGACTGATCAAACTACTAATGCTAAACTTGTCCAAGATGTTTGGAAAGTGGGGAAAAGAGTTAAAGTTGATGAGAATGGTCTTGTAGGGAGGGAAGAGGTTGAGGGTTGTGTAAGGCAAGTTATGGAAGGAGAGAGcggaaaggaaatgaaagacaATGCTATTAAATGGATGAATTTGGCTAAGGAGGCAGTCTGTGAGAATGGGACTTCTGATAAATGCATTCATGAGTTTTTATCAAGATGGAAAGTGTAAATTTATGGACTAGTATCCTCTGAGGACCGGTGATGATTCGGTCTCCTCCAGGTTATTTTTGGGTCTCTTCAGGTCTCCCCTCCCCTTAGTATAAGAGTAATGTAGGTCTATCGTGTCAATTGTTGATTGTTCTTGGATCTTCTTGTCTTAAAGCATTGTATTTTGGATAAATCAATGTCATATTGGGGCATATTTGCTTCTAGATTTGGTCTGCGTGGCAATTGATTGCAAGTGAAAAACCAATATCAGTTTTCTTCTCTTAAGATCCCATTGTTGTTTTCGCGGATCACCTGTCACCTAGCAAGCCATacaaagtttaaaaatttttttttttctcgatcCAAATTTTAGTTGATTAGTGTGTGAAATTAGATTTCTCATCCTGCTAATAAAAACAAAGTTCATTTGATTAGTATGTGAAATTAGATTTTTAAGGATTAGTCGAAGCCGGCGATAAAAACAAAGTTGGAATCTGTGATTTCCAACTTTTAAGGATTAGTCGAAGCGGGCAAATCCATTTCACTTGTTCTCCATGCCCTTTATATAATATCTTGTAATGCCGATTTCTTCTTCCGAAGtattataaagaaaaaaagCAATGTCTAGCAAAACTCATATCCTAGCTGTCCCTTTACCTTTTCAAGGCCATATCAACCCAATGCTGCAATTCTGCAAGCGTCTGGCTTCAAAAGGCATCATGGTCACGCAAGCAACTATTGCATTGCCCAACATTTCCTTGTTAACATAAGAAGCCGACAGCAGTTCTAATCAGTTTCTGTTTTCTCTAGTTTGTTGGCTTAGTATAAAGCCAAGAGTTTAATTTCTGATGCCACATAGTATATATCATCCTTCAGAAACGATTTTTTCTTGACACAAAGCCACACAATCAAGAACAACGAGTGCGAAGAACTAAAAGTTGATAGAAAAGATGGCTGGCAAAACTCATGTTCTAGCACTCCCTTTACCATTTCAAGGCCACATAAATCCCATGCTGCAGTTTTGCAAGCGCCTGGCCTCAAGAGGGATCATGGTTACACTAGCCACTGTTTTCTCGGCCAACATATCCGTGCAAAACCGATTCGAGTCCATCAGGATCGAGTTTATTCCTGATACTAGTGGAATTGAGGCAGCTACTAGCCTTGCAGACTTCGTGAATCGCGTCACAGCAACAATTTCAGATAATTTGCCCGAAATTGTAGAGGAAAAAGCCAGGTGTGGCGAGCCAGTCAAAGTTATTATGCACGATTTGCTGCTGCCACGGGCTTTAGAGACAGTATACAAACTAGGCATTCCTGTGGCTGCATTTTCCACTCAGTCTTGTGCTGTCTGTGCCATATACAACCATGTTCGTCGAGGAACGCTGAAAATTCCATTGGAGAAGCCTAACATTTCGCTTCCTTCATTGCCAGTATTGGAGTCAAATGATCTGCCTTCTTTTGTGTATGATCCATGTGCTTACCCCGACCCTTCAGGGGTTCTCCTCGATCAAATTACAATTCTTGAGAAAGCAGATTGGATCTTTTTCAACACTTTTGACAACCTAGAAAAGGAGGTAAGTTTCTTATTGCACAaatcaatttaatttttggataaattaccTTTTTCTCCCTTGTGGTTTGATACTTTACCATGCAAccccttatgatttgaaaacctATATATAATCTCTtcataatttgggttaaaatgttatcattattattttttcattaaagCTAATGGTCGGTAGTAAAATGTCAAagtcaaactaataaattgacaaattcatcctttcactaattttttttcttttttttttgggaaaagaacAAATGATTTTGAAATCCTATACTTTGGCCtacaaaatcttaattttctctaaatacaaaagagatggaagggaaataaaagataaataaataagaaacaaaaagatgGAAAGGAattataaaacaaataaataagaaacaaaaaatacctaatctttttttttactaCAAATATCATTATAGGTTTTTTAACCAAATATTTAATGGTATTTTCTATTtctcatttatatattttttatttcaatttcttcttttttggtttggaggaaaaaaaagaagtaataaaagggtaaatttgtcaaattactagttgttggatttggattttatcccatcaaCCGTAACCTAACacagttggtgggataaaacccaaatccaaaacccaAACCTAACAAAATAAATGGTTGGTAGAATAAAACCCAACTTCAACACTAGTTTGACtttgactttttattattgATCATTAGTTTTAACGAAAAAACTAACGgtgacactttaattcaaatcatAAGGGGCTTATGTATAGGTTTTTGAACTATAGAGAGGTTATTTGGTAAAATACCGAATTATTGGGGGGTAAAAggttatttatccttaattttttcaTATTCAAAATTATATCTGTGCTGTTAGAAAGACTTTCACAAGCTTGGATGAACCCGCTTTACATCCCACATTTGGATATTTATATTACCGCTGTCAAGATTTTCTCAATTCATTCGAACACATTGTTggccatttttcttcaaatttggtCATGCTCAACTAGAACAGGTTAACTGAAATAGTAAAATCTATGTTAGAGATATCTCAATTTAACAcctaaatttaatggattcaaatcttaacatGTTCAGATCCGTTTAATCacaaaaaattgaatatctgaattaattaagtggcactgattTTTCTAGGTAAACCTTGCTcctaaaaataagtgataaattattcacttatcacttaatatgatatacactcaaatgtattagatttaaaacttaacaattcaataacttaataaattcatatttcaaatttcagatttcagatttcagacttcagtttcagatttcaattttatcaaatgcaacaTAAGTATGCTTTCCAACTGTGCAATTAATAGATATATACACAAATAATGACAATTGTGTGAATCTTGCAAGTTGATGTGGACTGTATTATTTTGCAGAATTAAAACCATATAATGTTTTTGGAAATCACTAATTTACCAAACACAGACATAAAATTACAGTATACACGTATTTTACTACTCTTATATACGTTTCCATGATTGGTTGGCCCTCAACCTAAATTTAACAAGCATTTTTTAGGTTGTGTAATCACTAATTCCAGTAACAACATATGAAGGAATCACCAGGTTACGTAAATtagtttttgttctttttttttttcctgcgtATCTATCAATTAAAAAAAGCAGTTTTTGAAGTACTTTGGATTACTCTCCAAATTGtaaacttttcttcttcttcttcttctttttggtttgttttgtaCAACTAGGTGCTGGAATGGACGGCAAACCAATATCCTATCAAGAGTATTGGACCAGCGATTCCATCTGTGTACCTGGACAAGCGATTGAAAGATGACACTGATTACAGCCTCAGTCTCTTCAAGCCAACTACAAAATCTTGTATGGAATGGCTCGACTCGAAGGAAATTGACTCAGTTGTCTATGTTTCATTTGGGAGCTTATCCGACATTGGTGAAAATCAACTAGCAGAAATAGCATGGGGCCTTATGAGAAGCGATTACAACTTCTTATGGGTAATCCGAGCTTCAGAAGAGAGCAAACTCCCTAGCAATTTCCAGTCCAAGGCACGAGATAAAGGCTTAATCCTGAATTGGTGCCCTCAGCTAGAGGTTTTGTCGCAACAGGCTGTTGGATGCTTCATGACTCATTGCGGTTGGAATTCGACGTTGGAAGCATTGAGCTTAGGAGTACCAATGGTGACTATGCCTGTATGGGTTGATCAAACTACTAATTCCAAGTACATTGTGGATGTATGGGATGCTGGAGTTCGAGTTCAGGCTGATGAAAATGGAGTTCTTCAAAGAGAAGAAGTAGAAATGACTATAAAAGAAGTTATGCGTGGTGAGAAGGCTAATAAGCTTAGAAAGAATGCTTTAAGGTGGAAGGAATTGGCTATTAAGGCAATGAGTGATGGAGGAAGCTCTGACCAAAACATTGAGGAATTTGTTTCAAGTATGCCAAGCATTTAATTGGATTGCCAAAGTATATTTGTCGTGCTTAgactatttattcttaatttcacTTATCAGTTTTATGTTTACAAATTAGCTGCCATATACATGGTTAATAAAACTTTATATTCACCAAGAAACGTGGATTAAAGACCCAAAAGTGTGTTAGGATCTGCCCCAGGTGAATTTGGcaaaaattaatttaaggatAAATTACTAATAACCGCTATGATTTGACACAATGTCAGATGACCTCGCTAAGGTTTTAAAATAGTTGTATAACTCCCTTataattttatgtaaagtgaaaaatgaatgaaatgcacaaTCAATTACAACATTTATATCAAACGCACTCTAAAAGTACATGTGATAAAATTTTAACCTCCATGTAAGCTCTTTATGGTTTGTATAAATATCCACTTTATTCATGCAATCTCATTATACTTTTTAAATAAGGGTACTATTgatatttcaattaataataCATAGGCTATTTTCCGttaaattttcactttatataaaattataggAGGTAAAGtagatattttgaaatgttatgAAAGTCCTATAGCAAAAGATAAAATCACAGgggattatatataatttactcttaatttaaTAACCCACGAAAGTGATAATAAgattataataaaatttgtgaagaaaaaaatataaaaaataatgacACAAAGATTTACGTGACTTGGTTAATTAGATCCATGTCCACGAGGGAAAGTGAGCAACTTTCAcgtataaaatttaaaacaaaattcgCAAGGCcccaaaataagaaagagaaaaaaacaagcgaatactctttttttttttttttttggacacgGTGAGTGTCCGGACTTTCGATCTGACTAATTCCATTATGCCTGGGCCCGTCCCCCAAGAGACTCGAGACGGTAGAAGAGCCAAAATCGACCGCACAAAATACTtgagataacataaaaaagaatatttccCTAACAGAGCTCTCGTCTCATGAAGTCCCTCTATTCATATGTAGCTCCAACCACGATGTGAACATGCACGGCCGCTGAAAATTGACTACCAAAGTCTGACTTCCAAGCATGCATTTTAATAGTGGGCGGCTACAACTGTAGGATGGCAATCGTGTCGACTTCTATGAAGACAAAACGTGAACCAACATTTGAATAATTAGGATGGTAGAAAAAAATGGCTTGTAGACCATTTTGTTTGACTGCCAGGCATGATGTTTACTGCCAACAGAGTACCAGACAGacctcattttttttaattattcatCGCTATTTTATGTATATCCTgttctattttaatttatttaagaGGAGATTCAACTGGACCTATGGGAGGCAGGCAGAAACTAAAATACCATCGGATCAAACGGATGCACTATACACCAGtctaaattttttagaaaaatcacTATGTAACAATTGATGGGAGGTAAGATTTGAAACCTTAGACCGCCCACTCCACCAAACCTTGAGAGGTTGGTGGTGGCCACTGGTGGTTATACAGACCTCATATGGTTACTTGCATTCTACTGATTACTACCACGGCAGTATTGTAGTGTTATGACAatacaataaattaaaaaaaaaaagggttcagATTCGACATTCAAATAATAGTAAATGCAAGTGGAGTTGGACGGCAAAGCCGCCTAACATTTTTTATGCAAACAGTAATAGTTTCTTTAATTTTGCAAAATATATACTAGTATATCATTGCACTGCAAATACGTTATTCTATAAGGTCATCATTATATGGAATCGCCACTTTAAAGTTGGCGATTTAGATTGAAATAGTGAGAGTTGGAACATATTAGGACAAGTTCTGAAATGTGAAAATAGGAGTGTGTTAAGTAAATCGCCCTGGATATTGGGGTGCCTATTCTTTCGATCTCCTTTCATATGTAACTAGATTTGAAGcaaattaaatatatattacTTTAACATCAagcaatttttttaataattcgaTCTCTATCATGGTTTtgaatttattcatttatttatttttgttctgaATCAAGACCGCATTATTATATATAGCCGAGAAGTTGTCACTAGCTAGCAACTCTACCCCCGGAAAGGAATAAGCAAGCATGTGCCCTGTTAGATAGTGATTTATGTATAGAGTAATGGAGCCGACTCTTTCTTTGCTCTtctgtttttcttctttataATATTATCCTTTGATTACCTATCCAATTCAGCAAAAAATTGCTAGCTTAGAATCCAAGAAGGAACAAAACAGGGAAACATGGATGAAACTGTATGTAGAATTCATGTTCTCGCCATCCCTTTGCCTCTACAAGGCCACCTCAATCCGATGCTGCAATTATGCAAGCGTTTAACCTCAAAGGGTGTTAGAATCACGCTAGTCACTGGCACCTCAGCAAGTATATCGGAGCAAAATCAATTTGAATCGATCAAGATCGAGTATATTCTAGACGATGATAACATTGAAGTCGAGGGATCAAACGCATCAGAGAAAGTTGCTGCCTTCTTGAAACGGTTTAATAGCGCAGTTTCAGATAATTTGGCCAGGCTAGTCGAGGAAAAGGCGAGTTCTGATCATCCTGTGAAAATAGTTCTGTATGATTCACTGATGCCATGGATTTTGGAGATAGTGCAGGGACAACTAGGCCTTAAAGGGGCTGCGTTTTTCACTCAGGCTTGCGCGGTTTCTGCAATATACAACCATATTCGTCGAGGAACGTTGAAAGTTCCTCTAGAGACATCTACCATATTGTTTCCTTCAATGCCACAACTGGAGTCGAACGATCTGCCTTCTTTTG
This region of Coffea arabica cultivar ET-39 chromosome 3c, Coffea Arabica ET-39 HiFi, whole genome shotgun sequence genomic DNA includes:
- the LOC113735148 gene encoding UDP-glycosyltransferase 74F2, translating into MEDRNQSYRAHVLAIPYPTQGHINPMLQFCKRLVSKGCKATLAITTFISKTMQPKSETVQIDTISDGFDEGGFTQAESIHSYLEHLQDAGLKTLRELLNRQKNAGTPVDCIIYDSFLPWVVDITQEFGLVSAAFFTQPCAVNFVYYYVYHGLLTLPISSFPVSIPGLPLLDRLDMPAFIAFEGTYPAYFQLVLRQFLNIDKADYVLVNTFYKLEAEALDAMSKVCPLFTIGPTVPSVYLDNRVANDEEYGLDLFELDPSMSIKWLHSKPKGSVVFIAFGSMVTFDEKQMEELAMGLKQSNFYFLWVVRACEEAKLPRNFVQETREKGWLVRWSPQMKVLANEAIGCFFSHAGWNSSIEALSMGVPMVVMPQWTDQTTNAKLVQDVWKVGKRVKVDENGLVGREEVEGCVRQVMEGESGKEMKDNAIKWMNLAKEAVCENGTSDKCIHEFLSRWKV
- the LOC113736013 gene encoding UDP-glycosyltransferase 74E2-like, translated to MAGKTHVLALPLPFQGHINPMLQFCKRLASRGIMVTLATVFSANISVQNRFESIRIEFIPDTSGIEAATSLADFVNRVTATISDNLPEIVEEKARCGEPVKVIMHDLLLPRALETVYKLGIPVAAFSTQSCAVCAIYNHVRRGTLKIPLEKPNISLPSLPVLESNDLPSFVYDPCAYPDPSGVLLDQITILEKADWIFFNTFDNLEKEVLEWTANQYPIKSIGPAIPSVYLDKRLKDDTDYSLSLFKPTTKSCMEWLDSKEIDSVVYVSFGSLSDIGENQLAEIAWGLMRSDYNFLWVIRASEESKLPSNFQSKARDKGLILNWCPQLEVLSQQAVGCFMTHCGWNSTLEALSLGVPMVTMPVWVDQTTNSKYIVDVWDAGVRVQADENGVLQREEVEMTIKEVMRGEKANKLRKNALRWKELAIKAMSDGGSSDQNIEEFVSSMPSI